From one Candidatus Micrarchaeota archaeon genomic stretch:
- a CDS encoding PD-(D/E)XK nuclease family protein, with the protein MSVLSELHKTNIRVSDIASQYWCERQMEYNYRYGQKITSEIKEGKTIHEELENEVNVPIILQPKSYADALYKRVYTSLVAIRALKDNKKTREIQLYGSIGGYTIVGKMDQLELKDGKVAISEDKTRANGNVPSDAQQLIHRIQLMVYRKLLGDLTEGHYGYSNFEVAYHVRALKLTDEFKRQLEAINVDRSLQEIQPMSVEFFNSIRSIGAISDTLYVRYINQFTGKSIKSQSFEYKEGEMDGIIRYILKYWNGERESMPVPENEKWKCRFCMFFGKECKVWWDQKAL; encoded by the coding sequence ATGAGCGTATTGAGTGAGCTGCACAAGACAAACATAAGGGTATCCGACATCGCCTCCCAATACTGGTGCGAGCGCCAGATGGAATACAACTACAGGTACGGGCAGAAGATAACCAGCGAGATAAAGGAGGGCAAGACCATACACGAGGAGCTCGAGAATGAGGTCAACGTGCCCATAATACTGCAGCCCAAGAGCTATGCGGATGCCCTTTACAAGAGGGTATACACAAGCCTCGTGGCAATCAGGGCGCTGAAGGACAACAAGAAGACCAGGGAGATACAGCTCTACGGCTCCATAGGCGGCTATACGATAGTCGGGAAGATGGACCAGCTGGAGCTCAAGGACGGGAAGGTCGCCATATCCGAGGACAAGACCAGGGCCAACGGGAACGTACCCTCTGACGCGCAGCAATTGATTCACAGGATACAGCTCATGGTTTACAGGAAGCTGCTCGGGGACCTGACGGAGGGGCATTACGGATACAGCAACTTCGAGGTGGCGTACCACGTAAGGGCATTGAAGCTCACCGACGAGTTCAAGAGGCAGCTGGAGGCAATAAACGTGGACAGGTCACTGCAGGAAATACAGCCCATGTCCGTTGAGTTCTTCAATTCCATAAGGTCCATAGGCGCCATAAGCGACACCCTGTACGTGCGCTACATAAACCAGTTCACCGGCAAGAGCATAAAGTCCCAGTCCTTCGAATACAAGGAGGGGGAGATGGACGGCATAATAAGGTACATACTTAAATACTGGAACGGAGAAAGGGAATCGATGCCTGTTCCTGAGAACGAAAAATGGAAATGCAGGTTCTGCATGTTCTTCGGAAAGGAGTGCAAGGTATGGTGGGATCAGAAGGCGTTGTGA
- a CDS encoding AAA-associated domain-containing protein produces the protein MKLFPLDTSVSQIRGIIEIMKDSNGSIDVSKLAEETNDEIDDLFPLIDTCVLLKLCTVKSGAVKLTKTGMNLATHNTREVFARALHNVEPFKSAISAIKKGKRMTTPEVSKALYKKGILYNSDEITNTELLKNLLLKWGISNKLFSYDYELDVWSMG, from the coding sequence ATGAAGCTGTTTCCTCTTGACACCAGTGTCAGCCAGATAAGGGGCATAATAGAGATAATGAAGGACAGCAACGGCTCCATAGACGTGTCGAAGCTCGCCGAAGAGACTAACGACGAGATTGATGATCTATTTCCGCTCATAGACACCTGCGTGCTTCTGAAGCTGTGCACCGTAAAGAGCGGCGCCGTGAAGCTCACTAAGACAGGCATGAACCTCGCAACGCACAACACTAGGGAGGTGTTCGCAAGGGCCTTGCACAACGTTGAGCCCTTCAAGAGCGCCATAAGCGCCATCAAAAAGGGCAAAAGGATGACCACTCCGGAGGTTTCCAAGGCGCTTTACAAGAAGGGCATACTTTACAACAGCGACGAGATAACGAATACCGAATTGCTGAAGAACCTGCTACTCAAGTGGGGCATAAGCAACAAGCTGTTCTCATACGACTACGAGCTCGACGTATGGTCCATGGGATGA
- a CDS encoding ABC transporter permease subunit, with amino-acid sequence MQQLLGFVLSIIIDTSFSWVRMLVALFLSIAISMFVGIYAATNRTAEKVIIPVWDIFQTLPILAFFPFVILVVVSTLPGYIGINAAVVFLIITSMVWNITFGVYESIKMLPEEFNEVGRIFNLSPSDRLTKILIPASMPRVVEQSMLSWSIGLFYLVTSEIFSTGNSVYSVKHGIGVALTNLAISGSFTEYFIGIGVFIAFVIATRLLLFNYLKRRFTRHTVQEKRNKEEANRLDIAKAIGRIGPLGKVGMGALHRNIVSIRNMFALPVVLPKRASRRSPAQKIAEHSRDYRHLLYIAAALIVIYLLYVYRGSLASLAGYEYEVLLSLGASMLRIWFAFAVIFAVALPLGVYLVFISRRSEMYLLAFQILASIPATILLPFIAISLRNAPFHNELVAFIVFFLSGIWYMVFSIVSSRSTISPAVNEVRRIFDVKGRLAWKDIYVKALLPAMITGAITGIAAEWNASIVAERFTTNVLGNGNVITSVSIGLGRLLDVSLASGNIALMVLGLINLTIVIIVVNRFFWKRLYNRVLAPYK; translated from the coding sequence ATGCAGCAGCTATTGGGCTTTGTGTTGTCGATAATAATCGATACTTCCTTCTCATGGGTGAGGATGCTTGTTGCCCTCTTCCTTTCCATTGCAATAAGCATGTTCGTCGGAATATATGCTGCAACTAACAGGACCGCAGAAAAGGTGATAATACCCGTATGGGACATATTCCAGACGCTTCCGATACTCGCGTTCTTCCCGTTCGTCATACTCGTTGTCGTTTCAACGCTTCCGGGATACATAGGAATAAACGCAGCTGTTGTCTTCCTCATCATAACCAGCATGGTGTGGAACATAACCTTTGGCGTGTACGAATCAATAAAGATGCTCCCGGAGGAGTTCAACGAAGTAGGCAGGATATTCAACCTCAGCCCATCGGACAGGCTCACGAAGATACTGATACCTGCTAGCATGCCGCGGGTGGTGGAGCAGTCGATGCTTTCGTGGTCCATAGGCCTTTTCTACCTTGTAACCAGCGAGATATTTTCTACGGGGAACTCAGTCTATTCCGTAAAGCACGGGATAGGTGTTGCGCTCACGAACCTCGCCATTTCCGGCAGCTTCACCGAATACTTCATAGGCATAGGCGTGTTCATAGCATTCGTCATAGCCACGCGCCTGCTCCTTTTCAACTACCTCAAGAGAAGGTTCACGAGGCATACAGTGCAGGAGAAGCGGAACAAGGAGGAGGCGAACAGGCTGGACATAGCCAAGGCGATAGGGAGGATAGGGCCTCTCGGCAAGGTGGGCATGGGCGCGCTGCACAGGAACATAGTCAGCATAAGGAACATGTTCGCGCTGCCTGTCGTGCTTCCGAAGAGAGCATCAAGGAGGTCTCCAGCGCAGAAGATTGCGGAGCATTCAAGGGACTACAGGCACCTGCTGTACATAGCAGCGGCACTGATCGTCATATACCTGCTTTACGTCTATCGCGGCTCCCTGGCATCCCTTGCAGGTTACGAATACGAGGTGCTTCTTTCCCTTGGCGCGTCGATGCTCAGGATATGGTTCGCGTTTGCGGTGATATTCGCGGTTGCGCTTCCGCTCGGCGTTTACCTCGTGTTCATTTCCAGGAGGAGCGAAATGTACCTGCTGGCATTCCAGATACTCGCATCGATACCCGCAACGATACTCCTCCCTTTCATTGCAATATCCTTGAGGAATGCGCCTTTCCATAACGAGCTTGTTGCGTTCATAGTCTTCTTCCTGAGCGGGATATGGTACATGGTGTTCAGCATAGTCTCCAGCAGGAGCACCATATCCCCCGCAGTTAACGAGGTGAGGAGGATATTCGACGTGAAGGGCAGGCTCGCATGGAAGGACATCTACGTCAAGGCGCTGCTTCCCGCGATGATTACCGGCGCGATAACAGGAATAGCAGCGGAATGGAACGCCAGCATAGTCGCGGAGAGGTTCACCACGAACGTTCTTGGGAACGGCAATGTGATAACGTCCGTAAGCATAGGCCTTGGAAGGCTTCTTGACGTATCCCTGGCCAGCGGGAACATAGCCCTAATGGTATTGGGTTTAATAAACCTGACAATTGTTATAATAGTTGTCAACAGGTTCTTCTGGAAGAGGCTGTACAACAGGGTGCTTGCGCCTTACAAGTGA
- a CDS encoding alkaline phosphatase family protein produces the protein MKETRKRFYLIGIDSAPLWIIERLCKNHSMNGFNLFIGGKSLVNIESTVPPVTSAAWPTVYTGLEPKDHGIIDFSGIDEDYGKRLLYYDQSENPPFWDVLAAKGFKSLVMTPAVALEKSRYSNVDMVTGWPLQPRFTSRKVEEACKRFGFEGEPDIGNALNTGKLSLSDATKIYAESTKKRAEASIYLIDRNNYDMSFICFTETDRIQHYSLSLKDWEDYVAPLYEEISDFIMYLHKRIVKLGENAELMIVSDHGAQQIRHKFLSNSWMAQNGYVALKDEAYRKRPQRKKGAVSDLKSSIVNRLVESRFRRQVYSKLPRSVQKIAESFVEESFDYESEGRYVRISESDFDMPRTKAFCSVAFGPMGMIWVNDQRFSMPSIKKGEKERLKREITAKLKKIKSAEKKPLVKNVYDGSKFFSDSGKLIPPDLVFELKEGYTADFSGYSKNHIFTKPEINRRGEHTRMGVFGLKAYKGKTDVSKPYIGKLKLSDVNPIILDYFGVARSERSLK, from the coding sequence ATGAAAGAAACAAGGAAGAGGTTTTACCTGATAGGTATAGATTCTGCACCGCTCTGGATAATAGAAAGATTGTGCAAAAATCACAGCATGAACGGATTCAACTTGTTTATTGGGGGCAAAAGCCTTGTTAACATAGAATCTACCGTTCCTCCAGTCACAAGCGCCGCATGGCCCACCGTATATACCGGCCTGGAGCCTAAAGACCACGGAATAATCGACTTCTCCGGAATAGACGAAGATTACGGGAAGCGCCTCCTGTATTACGACCAATCCGAGAATCCGCCATTTTGGGACGTTCTTGCAGCCAAAGGCTTCAAATCCCTTGTTATGACTCCGGCCGTTGCGCTTGAAAAGAGCAGATACAGCAACGTGGACATGGTAACGGGATGGCCGCTGCAGCCCAGGTTCACCTCGCGGAAGGTTGAAGAGGCATGCAAACGATTCGGATTCGAAGGGGAGCCGGACATCGGGAACGCGCTTAACACGGGCAAGTTGTCGTTATCCGATGCAACGAAAATATACGCCGAAAGCACCAAAAAAAGGGCAGAAGCATCCATATACCTCATAGACAGGAACAATTACGACATGTCGTTCATATGCTTCACAGAAACCGACAGGATACAGCATTATTCGCTAAGCCTGAAGGACTGGGAGGATTATGTAGCGCCGTTATACGAGGAGATATCCGATTTCATAATGTATCTGCACAAGAGGATAGTGAAACTTGGAGAAAATGCCGAGCTTATGATTGTTTCCGACCACGGGGCACAGCAGATAAGGCACAAATTTTTGTCCAATTCGTGGATGGCCCAGAACGGCTACGTTGCTCTAAAGGATGAAGCCTACAGGAAGAGGCCGCAAAGGAAAAAGGGTGCGGTGTCCGACTTAAAAAGCAGCATAGTCAACAGGCTTGTCGAAAGCAGATTCAGGAGACAGGTGTACTCGAAACTGCCCAGGTCCGTCCAAAAGATTGCAGAAAGCTTTGTCGAAGAATCATTCGACTACGAATCAGAAGGGAGGTACGTAAGGATAAGCGAGTCGGATTTTGACATGCCAAGGACGAAGGCATTCTGCTCAGTAGCTTTTGGACCCATGGGAATGATATGGGTGAACGACCAAAGGTTTTCCATGCCGTCCATCAAGAAAGGCGAAAAGGAAAGGCTCAAGAGGGAGATAACCGCAAAGCTAAAAAAGATAAAAAGCGCAGAAAAAAAGCCGCTGGTTAAAAACGTGTACGATGGGTCAAAGTTCTTCTCTGATAGTGGGAAGCTCATACCCCCGGACCTGGTATTCGAATTGAAGGAAGGATATACTGCTGATTTTTCGGGATACTCGAAAAACCACATATTCACAAAGCCTGAGATAAACAGGAGGGGGGAGCATACGCGGATGGGAGTATTCGGATTGAAGGCGTACAAGGGCAAAACGGACGTATCCAAGCCATACATAGGGAAACTGAAACTCTCGGACGTTAATCCGATAATACTTGACTACTTCGGGGTTGCACGTTCTGAAAGGTCATTAAAATGA
- a CDS encoding ABC transporter ATP-binding protein, protein MIKVQDVAYAVGGIDVIKGVSFSTKKNEFISIIGPSGCGKSTLLRMMIGLVSPTSGRVLFMNREITAPRKEISFVFQDFGLLPWLTNIENVKIGLSYFEISDEEKDRTAKDLLARFGLEGFEDSYPNVLSGGMRQRVGIARAIASEPLVLLMDEPFSSLDELTANTLRSDILSMVRNTAIPVNSVIMVTHNVEEAVELSNKIVILSGKPTSVKEVMEVDMDYPRNRRSRKFQGMVDHVYRILTG, encoded by the coding sequence ATGATAAAAGTTCAGGACGTCGCATATGCCGTCGGGGGGATAGACGTGATAAAGGGCGTTTCCTTTTCCACAAAGAAGAACGAATTCATATCCATAATAGGTCCGTCCGGCTGCGGCAAGAGCACGCTCCTCAGGATGATGATCGGCCTCGTGAGCCCGACAAGCGGGAGGGTGCTGTTCATGAACAGGGAGATCACCGCGCCAAGGAAGGAGATATCGTTCGTATTCCAGGATTTCGGGCTCCTTCCGTGGCTGACCAACATAGAGAACGTGAAGATAGGATTGTCCTACTTTGAGATAAGCGACGAAGAGAAGGACAGGACCGCAAAGGACCTCCTGGCCAGGTTCGGGCTTGAGGGATTCGAGGATTCGTACCCCAATGTACTTAGCGGAGGGATGAGGCAGCGCGTCGGCATCGCAAGGGCGATAGCATCGGAGCCGCTAGTTCTACTCATGGACGAGCCCTTCAGCTCGCTCGACGAGCTTACCGCAAATACGCTGAGATCCGACATACTCAGCATGGTGAGGAACACAGCCATACCGGTGAATTCAGTGATAATGGTCACGCATAACGTGGAGGAGGCGGTGGAGCTCTCCAACAAGATCGTGATCCTTTCAGGGAAGCCGACCAGCGTGAAGGAGGTGATGGAGGTTGACATGGATTACCCGAGGAACAGGAGGAGCAGGAAATTCCAGGGCATGGTGGACCATGTGTACAGGATACTTACCGGCTGA
- a CDS encoding CDP-2,3-bis-(O-geranylgeranyl)-sn-glycerol synthase, with protein MYLNLIYLYIIYPIIYIFPAYAANGAPILFGGGKRPLDMGRKLNGKRVFGDNKTVRGTISSIAVGVIVGLIEYPFLHYMLAVAILLAIGANFGDLTGSFIKRRIGIKSGSSFPIMDQYGFFIFAMLFALPLGHLPNVYGILFLVVLTGTAHVLTNRGANRLRLKSVPW; from the coding sequence TTGTACCTGAATCTGATCTACCTTTACATAATATACCCTATAATTTACATATTCCCAGCGTACGCAGCGAACGGCGCGCCGATACTATTCGGAGGGGGCAAGAGGCCGCTCGACATGGGCAGGAAGCTAAACGGCAAGAGAGTATTCGGTGACAACAAGACCGTAAGGGGGACAATATCAAGCATTGCTGTCGGGGTTATTGTAGGGCTTATAGAATACCCGTTCCTGCACTACATGCTTGCGGTCGCGATTCTGCTAGCAATCGGCGCAAACTTCGGCGATCTTACCGGCAGCTTCATAAAGAGGAGGATCGGCATAAAGAGCGGGAGCAGCTTCCCGATAATGGACCAGTACGGTTTCTTCATATTTGCTATGCTGTTCGCGCTTCCATTGGGGCATCTTCCAAATGTTTACGGGATACTCTTCCTTGTGGTGCTCACAGGAACGGCGCACGTTCTTACGAACAGGGGCGCAAACAGGCTGAGACTCAAGTCTGTCCCCTGGTAA
- the alaS gene encoding alanine--tRNA ligase — MVGSEGVVMLSKDKLREGFSKEPGKYYSVRTFRKEGFERRQCDVCGKYFWTSDSKRELCGDPSHEPYSLMREKPKDITYFEFWKKFSKFFSDSNHEVIEKYPVVSRWRQDLYFTIASIQDFQRIEKGKMSFEYNANPLLVPQICMRFNDIPNVGLTGRHLTSFMMAGQHAFNYPKEGYWRDRTIELNYKVLTNLLGIKKKNLTYVEDVWAMGDFSEYGPCLESFANGLEIVNSVFTQFEYVNGRIGELKGKVVDVGWGFERLLWFYTGHDTLYDAVFRKELEYIHKSTAIRPNRKIYAKVAPYLGSLDATESGNTADLEMRALERAKVPVDDYYSIIKPMQASYAIADHTRSLLFAISDGALPSNVGGGYNLRVILRRVLDFMEQYRMELDLIKLMELHAKDLKPLYNDIDESISEINEIISIERKRYSNTKEQALRIVTQILSNNEQLTAERARMLYESNGITPDFISSVAESKGIKMDIPEESYNSIIKSDFASKRKEHKHDYGIDMGALQKTEKLYYRGIVLESKSKVLASHGAYVVLDKTPFYPEGGGQEADTGTINGVKVKDVQNANGIIVHTLEKHADLKNGATASCAVDRERRVRLMAHHTATHLISAASRKILGKHAWQEGAHKGAAKAHIDVSHYERLTPEQIQKIEDTANSYITHGIKVAVQEMGRNEAESRFGFSIYQGHGVPGSRLRIVQVKDLDGNIIDAEACGGLHLSGMESVVGLIKITNSSRIHDGINRIEFVAGPAAQEHMDRLGSTIESIASNAGIDKDKLDTGLSAKLEELKLYRDRYQKAEEELSFYIAKDLANAQGKLVVKQADYSRSMLRKIATLFAESNKERVLILYNGEGHAIAMAGTESRESAIDSIKAYAKSSDMDFRGGGSRRMAEGKMVEL; from the coding sequence ATGGTGGGATCAGAAGGCGTTGTGATGCTTAGCAAGGACAAACTGCGCGAGGGCTTCTCAAAGGAGCCGGGTAAGTACTATTCCGTTAGGACCTTCAGGAAGGAGGGGTTCGAGAGGAGGCAGTGCGACGTGTGCGGCAAGTACTTCTGGACATCAGACAGCAAGCGCGAATTGTGCGGCGATCCTTCCCACGAGCCGTATTCGCTCATGAGGGAAAAGCCCAAGGACATCACGTATTTTGAATTCTGGAAAAAGTTCTCGAAGTTCTTCTCGGATAGCAACCACGAGGTCATAGAGAAGTACCCCGTAGTGAGCAGGTGGCGCCAGGACCTCTACTTCACGATAGCAAGCATACAGGACTTCCAGCGGATAGAGAAGGGGAAGATGAGCTTCGAATACAACGCAAATCCGTTGCTGGTGCCGCAGATATGCATGAGGTTCAACGACATACCCAACGTGGGGCTGACTGGCAGGCACCTCACCTCTTTCATGATGGCCGGCCAGCATGCGTTTAACTACCCGAAGGAAGGATACTGGAGGGACAGGACGATAGAGCTCAACTACAAGGTGCTCACCAATCTGCTCGGGATAAAGAAGAAAAACCTCACTTACGTAGAGGACGTGTGGGCAATGGGGGACTTCTCCGAATACGGCCCCTGCCTCGAGAGCTTCGCCAACGGCCTGGAAATAGTGAACAGCGTATTCACCCAGTTCGAGTATGTAAACGGAAGGATAGGCGAGCTGAAGGGCAAGGTGGTCGACGTCGGCTGGGGGTTCGAGAGGCTCCTGTGGTTCTATACAGGCCACGATACCCTGTACGACGCGGTATTCCGTAAGGAGCTTGAGTACATACACAAGAGCACGGCCATAAGGCCGAACAGGAAGATATACGCGAAGGTCGCGCCGTACCTCGGCTCCTTGGATGCGACAGAATCGGGAAACACGGCCGATTTGGAGATGAGGGCACTAGAGAGGGCAAAAGTCCCTGTCGATGACTACTACAGCATAATAAAGCCCATGCAGGCTTCATATGCGATAGCGGACCACACAAGATCGCTGCTTTTCGCGATAAGCGACGGGGCCCTTCCCAGCAACGTAGGCGGCGGCTACAACCTGAGGGTCATACTCAGGAGGGTGCTCGACTTCATGGAGCAGTACAGGATGGAGCTTGACCTGATCAAGCTCATGGAGCTGCATGCAAAGGACCTGAAGCCCCTTTACAACGACATAGACGAGAGCATAAGCGAGATAAACGAGATAATATCCATAGAACGGAAGAGGTATTCCAACACGAAAGAGCAGGCATTGAGGATAGTTACGCAGATACTTTCCAACAACGAGCAGCTCACCGCAGAAAGGGCAAGAATGCTCTATGAAAGCAACGGGATAACCCCTGACTTCATAAGTTCGGTAGCTGAATCAAAGGGCATAAAGATGGACATACCCGAGGAGAGCTACAATTCCATAATAAAGAGCGATTTCGCATCGAAGCGCAAGGAGCACAAGCACGATTACGGCATTGACATGGGCGCGCTGCAGAAAACGGAAAAACTGTACTACAGGGGCATTGTGCTTGAATCGAAATCAAAGGTGCTTGCGTCGCACGGCGCATACGTGGTGCTTGACAAGACGCCTTTCTATCCTGAGGGCGGCGGCCAGGAGGCCGATACCGGCACCATAAACGGGGTAAAGGTCAAGGACGTGCAGAACGCAAACGGGATTATAGTGCACACGCTGGAGAAGCATGCCGATCTTAAAAACGGCGCGACCGCAAGCTGCGCTGTAGACAGGGAAAGAAGGGTAAGGCTCATGGCGCACCATACCGCAACGCATCTTATAAGCGCGGCATCGCGAAAAATTCTTGGCAAGCATGCATGGCAGGAAGGTGCCCACAAAGGCGCGGCCAAGGCCCACATAGACGTGTCGCACTACGAAAGGCTAACGCCAGAGCAGATACAAAAGATAGAGGATACCGCAAACTCCTACATTACCCACGGCATAAAAGTTGCCGTCCAGGAGATGGGCAGGAACGAGGCGGAATCCAGGTTCGGGTTTTCCATATATCAGGGCCACGGGGTCCCTGGAAGCAGGTTAAGGATAGTGCAGGTCAAGGACCTTGACGGCAACATCATAGATGCAGAAGCATGCGGGGGCCTCCATCTTTCGGGCATGGAGTCCGTTGTCGGGCTGATAAAGATAACAAACTCGTCGAGGATACACGACGGCATCAACAGGATAGAATTCGTAGCAGGGCCTGCAGCGCAGGAGCACATGGACAGGCTTGGCTCAACAATAGAAAGCATAGCATCCAATGCGGGGATAGACAAGGACAAGCTTGATACAGGGCTTTCGGCTAAGCTGGAGGAGCTAAAGCTTTACAGGGATCGCTACCAGAAGGCTGAGGAGGAATTAAGCTTCTACATAGCAAAGGATCTTGCCAATGCGCAGGGCAAGCTTGTTGTAAAGCAGGCGGATTACAGCAGATCAATGCTCAGGAAGATAGCCACGCTATTCGCGGAAAGCAACAAGGAAAGGGTGCTGATACTCTACAACGGCGAGGGCCACGCAATAGCTATGGCAGGCACAGAATCCAGGGAATCCGCCATAGACTCAATAAAGGCGTATGCAAAGTCATCCGACATGGATTTCAGGGGCGGGGGATCCAGGAGGATGGCCGAGGGCAAGATGGTGGAGCTGTAG
- a CDS encoding FkbM family methyltransferase, whose amino-acid sequence MSILVKALSKLTHDNSGSLDFLHKTVANWHEVLMLLAGARSGMNVKLRNGRSYSISAAGGNVVSDYKGRKLKFAYSTKDERIHAILMTIGEFFDEPHGELDVNGRIVVDIGAYIGDTAIYFALEGAKHVYGFEPYPYSYELAKKNINANALGKKITMVNAGCGGKRGAIKISSDYRNLAGSELRSSGSGKSIPILSLDDIVKRYRLNGAALKIDCEGCEYDIVLKSKRETLRKFKSILIEYHYNYPKLEKRLRESGFNVRHTKPERMKNANAENKEMYGGTIFAELSGKR is encoded by the coding sequence ATGAGCATACTCGTAAAAGCGCTTTCCAAGCTTACGCATGACAATTCTGGTTCGCTTGATTTCCTGCACAAGACTGTGGCGAATTGGCATGAGGTCTTGATGCTGCTTGCAGGTGCAAGGAGCGGCATGAATGTCAAACTGCGGAACGGGCGATCCTACAGCATAAGCGCCGCAGGAGGCAATGTAGTTTCGGACTACAAAGGCAGGAAATTGAAATTTGCTTACAGCACAAAAGACGAAAGGATCCATGCGATACTCATGACAATAGGTGAGTTCTTTGACGAGCCGCATGGGGAGCTTGACGTAAATGGCAGGATCGTAGTGGACATAGGAGCGTACATTGGCGACACCGCCATATATTTCGCATTGGAAGGGGCGAAGCACGTATACGGATTCGAGCCTTACCCCTATTCCTACGAGCTTGCGAAAAAGAACATAAACGCGAATGCCCTAGGGAAGAAGATAACCATGGTAAATGCCGGTTGCGGAGGTAAAAGAGGAGCGATAAAGATAAGCTCCGACTACAGGAACCTGGCAGGGAGCGAACTGCGGTCCTCAGGTTCCGGCAAGAGCATACCGATACTTTCATTGGATGACATCGTAAAAAGGTATAGGTTGAACGGCGCCGCCCTCAAGATAGACTGCGAGGGCTGCGAATACGACATAGTACTTAAATCAAAAAGGGAGACGCTCCGCAAATTCAAGAGCATACTCATAGAGTACCATTATAACTATCCAAAATTAGAAAAGAGGCTTAGGGAATCCGGGTTCAATGTAAGGCACACCAAGCCCGAGCGCATGAAAAACGCGAACGCCGAGAATAAGGAAATGTATGGCGGCACCATATTTGCAGAGTTAAGCGGTAAGAGGTAA